The following proteins are co-located in the Anser cygnoides isolate HZ-2024a breed goose chromosome 32, Taihu_goose_T2T_genome, whole genome shotgun sequence genome:
- the NACA gene encoding nascent polypeptide-associated complex subunit alpha isoform X1 has protein sequence MPGEATETVPATEQELPQPQAETALLHAAPSPPLPPAPGPAAPAAPGEPAPAPLSPAVVPAAAFPISSAPPQLPAPALPLPLNSPPPAPGSPGPAAAVPPGPVSPGLPPPPAPAAGPAAGPSLLSPGRPPAALGPPAAPPSPAGTSVASAPRPPPAPAPPHSPGAAPAALAPTPPRPVGPPPVCTQSPGAPPVCPFLAPAVPLPPTAPQPPLAAPPRPPVFLAAPLALAPLPPPGAAPGSPPAAPQGSLPAAPVPPLPPAAPAGAGTRPGGPAPAAPAAPAPPGSPDPGAAPGAAALPQPPPAAAAPPPAPPAAPGPAAPAAPAGFPPAVPVLAAPAAPPAAPPAPLSPPNAPPAPAAPPAPAAPPAPAAPKPPPSSPPPAAAPPPAAPPAPAAPAAAPAAPKGPAHAPSATPPPVAPPGAAPAAPPAAKNPPKGPPAAPAPAAPPAPAAPPATEAAPESPLAAPAPPAAKSPPRSAAPAPSAPAAPAPAAPPAAKKPPKGPAAAPAAPGAPAPAAAPAPAAPPAAKKPPKGPAAAPAAPSAPAAPAPAAKALPKSPAAPPAAPPAPPAAKAAPAGPAPGAPPPASGAPPKPAADRAAPAPPNPEANPPPAAAPGGGLAPPASPVPTAAPAKKQPPPAKAGKPAPRPPVPAKAPPKAPAPASAAVEDDDDLPPLLPPEAPAAEPPLQPILVDLSPRAAAGAPAAAPPAPAAKAPALRNDKGSGTESDSDESVPELEEQDSTQATTQQAQLAAAAEIDEEPVSKAKQSRSEKKARKAMSKLGLRQVTGVTRVTIRKSKNILFVITKPDVYKSPASDTYIVFGEAKIEDLSQQAQLAAAEKFKVQGEAVSNIQENTQTPTVQEESEEEEVDETGVEVKDIELVMSQANVSRAKAVRALKNNSNDIVNAIMELTM, from the exons ctCTTCTCCAcgctgctccttccccacctctgcctccggcccccggccccgccgccccggctgcccccggggagccggccccggcccccctctcccctgccGTGGTCCCCGCCGCGGCGTTTCCCATCTCCTCCgcgcccccccagctccctgccccggccctgccccttcccctcaattccccccctccggccccgggctccccagggcccgccgccgccgtcccacccggccccgtgtccccgggcctccccccgccgccggcccccgccgccggccccgctgcggggccTTCCCTGCTGAGCCCCGGCCGTCCCCCCGCGGCTCTCggcccccctgctgccccccccagccccgcaggaaCCTCCGTGGCCTCggcccctcgcccccctcctgcccccgcccctccccacagccctggggcGGCCCCGGCTGCTCTCGCCCCGACCCCTCCCCGTCCCGTGGGGCCCCCCCCGGTTTGTACCCAGAGCCCGGGCGCCCCCCCCGTCTGCCCCTTCCTGGCCCCGGCGGTGCCGCTGCCTCCCAccgccccccagcctcccctggctgcccccccacgcccccccgtCTTCCTGGCAGCCCCCCTGGCgctggccccgctgcccccccccggggcggcccccggcagcccccctGCGGCCCCCCAGGGCTCGCTGCCCGCGGCCCCcgtccctccgctgcccccggccgctCCTGCTGGGGCCGGGACCCGGCCtgggggccctgccccggcagcccccgcagccccggcaccTCCCGGGAGCCCCGaccccggggccgctcccggTGCTGCCGCcctgccccaaccccccccagccgccgccgcgccccccccagcaccgccggCAGCTCCGGGGCCCGCTGCGCCCGCCGCTCCTGCCGGCTTCCCACCGGCCGTGCCCGTGCTGGCAGCCCCTGCGGCCCCCCCTgcggcccccccagctcctctgagcCCTCCGaatgcccccccggcccctgctgcccccccggcccctgctgcccccccagcccctgctgcccccaaaCCTCCTCCCTCGAGCCCCCCCCCTGCTGCCGCGCCGCCTCCTGCGGCCCCGCCAGCTCCGGCCgcccccgctgcagcccccgcgGCTCCCAAGGGCCCAGCCCATGccccctctgccacccccccTCCTGTCGCACCTccgggggctgctccagccgccccccccgcggccaaaaatcccccaaagggcccccccgctgccccagctcctgcagctcccccgGCTCCGGCTGCCCCCCCAGCGACCGAAGCGGCTCCCGAGAGCCCCCtcgctgcccctgctcccccgGCAGCTAAAAGTCCCCCCAGGAGCGCTGCTCCcgccccctctgcccctgctgcccccgcTCCGGCCGCCCCCCCTGCAGCCAAAAAGCCCCCCAAGGGCCCGGCcgctgccccagctgcccccggTGCCCCGGCTCCTGCGGCTGCCCCAGCTCCGGCCGCCCCCCCTGCAGCCAAGAAGCCCCCCAAGggcccggccgctgcccccgctgctccctctgcccccgctgcgccagctcctgcagccaaaGCGCTTCCCaagagccccgcagccccccccgcagccccccccgcccccccggcagccAAAGCAGCTCCTGCCGGGCCGGCTCCTGGCGCTCCACCTCCTGCTTCTGGTGCCCCCCCAAAGCCTGCGGCCGACCGCGCCGCCCCTGCGCCCCCGAACCCAGAagccaaccccccccccgccgccgcgccggggggcggcctcgccccccccgcctcccctgTGCCGACCGCCGCCCCTGCCAAgaagcagccccccccggctAAGGCCGGCAAgcctgccccgcgcccccccgtcCCGGCCAAAGCCCCCCCGAAAGCCCCCGCGCCCGCCAGCGCTGCCGTGGAGGACGACGACGACCtgccccccctgctcccccccgaGGCGCCCGCTGCCGAGCCGCCGCTGCAGCCCATCCTGGTGGACCTCTCCCCCCgagccgccgccggggcccccgctgcggcccccccggcccccgcagcCAAGGCGCCCGCGCTGAGGAACGACAAGG GGTCCGGAACAGAGTCTGACAGCGATGAATCCGTCCCAGAGCTCGAAGAGCAAGACTCCACGCAGGCCACGACACAGCAGGCGCAG CTCGCGGCAGCAGCTGAAATAGACGAAGAACCCGttagcaaagcaaaacagagccGGAGCGAAAAGAAAGCACGGAAG GCGATGTCGAAGCTGGGCCTTCGCCAGGTCACAGGGGTCACCAGGGTCACCATCCGGAAATCCAAGAACATCCTCTTCGTCATCACAAAGCCAGACGTGTACAAGAGCCCGGCGTCGGACACCTACATAGTCTTTGGCGAAGCGAAG aTCGAAGACCTGTCCCAGCAGGCCCAGCTGGCAGCCGCCGAGAAGTTCAAAGTGCAGGGAGAAGCTGTCTCGAACATCCAGGAGAACACGCAGACCCCCACTGTGCAGGAGGAgagcgaggaagaggag GTCGACGAAACCGGTGTCGAGGTGAAAGACATTGAGCTGGTCATGTCTCAGGCGAACGTGTCCCGGGCGAAGGCAGTCCGTGCCCTGAAGAACAACAGTAACGATATTGTAAATGCTATAATG gagTTGACGATGTAG